A region from the Triticum aestivum cultivar Chinese Spring chromosome 3D, IWGSC CS RefSeq v2.1, whole genome shotgun sequence genome encodes:
- the LOC123077293 gene encoding probable cellulose synthase A catalytic subunit 3 [UDP-forming], translated as MATKPSQDAPLPLHTVQTDQPLATVNRLLAAVHLALGAAAIAHRGAHVMLAADLVLLFLWALSQAPMWRPVSRTAFPSRLSRAALPAVDVMVVTADPEKEPAAKVMNTVVSAMALDYPGGRLSVYLSDDAGSPRTLLAARKAYAFARAWVPFCRKYGVRCPCPDRFFAGDDKLDLGSHHHHELADDRLRIKNMYETFNEGVREVMSDADLSQSCTKADHDAHVEIITGDEQDSSNSNSGDGEEDEDAMPLLVYVSREKRRSSTHHFKAGALNVLLRVSSLLSNSPYVMVLDCDMYCNSRSSILEAMCFHLDGRRRADLAFVQFPQMFHNLSSSDIYANELRSIFWTRWKGLDGLRGPILSGTGFCARRDAIYGARPASSQDQFSGVEVGELKRRFGVSNGHIASLRRSGTGSTIVARDALPQEDAELVASCAYETGTEWGEQVGFLYQSVVEDYFTGYRQLYCRGWTSVYCFPAAASRPPFLGSVPTNLNDALVQNKRWMSGMLAVGLSRHCPLASAAICVPQSMGFAYYAFMALYAFPVLCYATVPQLCFLRGGTSFPGAASTLWFAAVFASSSLQHLVEVSVAKRGLALRTWWNEQRFWALNAVTGQLFACLGVALNLVGAGGRAVDFDLTSKASDDRLYRDGVFDFAGCTTLLLPATTLCLLNAAALVGGVWKMVGRGGSVSGELFLLCYVAALSYPLLQGMFLRRDPARVPAPITAMSVAMVAALLSLFG; from the exons ATGGCGACGAAGCCTTCGCAGGACGCGCCGCTCCCGCTCCACACCGTGCAAACGGACCAGCCCCTCGCCACCGTCAAccggctcctcgccgccgtccacctgGCGCTCGGCGCGGCAGCCATCGCCCACCGCGGCGCCCACGTGATGCTGGCGGCCGACCTGGTCCTCCTCTTCCTGTGGGCGCTGTCGCAGGCGCCCATGTGGCGCCCCGTGTCCCGCACCGCCTTCCCGTCCCGGCTCTCGCGCGCCGCCCTCCCGGCCGTGGACGTGATGGTGGTGACGGCCGACCCGGAGAAGGAGCCCGCGGCGAAGGTGATGAACACGGTGGTCTCCGCCATGGCGCTCGACTACCCGGGCGGGCGGCTGAGCGTGTACCTCTCCGACGACGCCGGGTCACCGCGGACGCTGCTCGCCGCCAGGAAGGCCTACGCCTTCGCCAGGGCCTGGGTGCCCTTCTGCAGGAAGTACGGCGTGCGGTGCCCGTGCCCCGACAGGTTCTTCGCCGGCGATGACAAGCTCGACCTCGGTAGTCACCACCACCACGAGCTCGCCGACGACAGGCTAAGAATCAAG AATATGTACGAGACGTTCAATGAGGGTGTCCGGGAGGTGATGAGCGACGCAGATCTTTCTCAGAGTTGCACAAAAGCAGATCACGATGCTCACGTCGAG ATCATCACCGGCGATGAGCAagacagcagcaacagcaactccggcgacggcgaggaggatgaGGACGCCATGCCCTTGCTGGTCTACGTGTCTCGCGAGAAGCGGAGGTCGTCGACtcaccacttcaaagccggcgcacTCAACGTCCTT CTCCGTGTGTCGAGCCTGTTGAGCAACTCGCCGTACGTGATGGTGCTGGACTGCGACATGTACTGCAACAGCCGGAGCTCCATCCTCGAGGCCATGTGCTTCCACCTcgacggccgccgccgcgccgatcTCGCCTTCGTGCAGTTCCCTCAGATGTTCCACAACCTCAGCAGCAGCGACATCTACGCCAACGAGCTCAGATCCATCTTCTGG ACGCGGTGGAAAGGCTTGGATGGCCTCCGGGGCCCGATCCTCTCCGGCACCGGCTTCTGCGCCAGGAGAGACGCCATCTACGGCGCCCGGCCGGCCAGCTCGCAAGATCAGTTCTCCGGTGTGGAGGTCGGCGAGCTTAAGAGAAGGTTTGGCGTCTCGAATGGTCACATAGCGTCGCTGCGCCGATCCGGGACCGGGAGCACCATTGTTGCACGTGATGCTCTCCCACAGGAGGATGCAGAGTTGGTGGCGTCCTGCGCTTACGAGACGGGCACCGAATGGGGCGAGCAGGTCGGCTTCTTGTACCAGTCGGTGGTGGAGGACTACTTCACGGGCTACCGGCAGCTCTACTGCCGAGGGTGGACGTCCGTCTACTGCTtcccggcggcggcgtcgaggccgCCGTTCCTCGGCAGCGTGCCCACCAACCTCAACGACGCGCTGGTGCAGAACAAGCGGTGGATGTCCGGCATGCTCGCCGTCGGCCTGTCCAGGCACTGccccctcgcctccgccgccatctGCGTGCCTCAGAGCATGGGCTTCGCCTACTACGCCTTCATGGCCCTGTACGCCTTCCCCGTGCTCTGCTACGCCACCGTGCCGCAGCTCTGCTTCCTCCGCGGCGGCACGTCGTTCCCAGGGGCGGCTTCGACGCTCTGGTTCGCCGCCGTGTTCGCGTCGTCGTCGCTGCAGCACCTGGTGGAGGTGTCGGTGGCCAAGCGTGGGCTGGCGTTGAGGACGTGGTGGAACGAGCAGAGGTTCTGGGCGCTCAACGCCGTCACGGGCCAGCTCTTCGCCTGCCTCGGCGTCGCCCTCAACCTGGTCGGCGCCGGCGGCCGGGCGGTGGACTTCGACCTCACCAGCAAGGCGTCCGACGACAGGCTCTACCGGGATGGCGTGTTCGACTTCGCCGGATGCACCACGCTGCTCCTGCCGGCCACCACGCTCTGCCTGCTCAACGCCGCGGCGCTCGTCGGCGGGGTCTGGAAGATGGTCGGCAGGGGCGGCAGCGTGTCCGGCGAGCTGTTCCTCCTCTGCTACGTCGCGGCGCTGAGCTATCCGCTGCTGCAAGGGATGTTCCTCAGGCGGGATCCCGCAAGAGTTCCTGCGCCGATCACGGCGATGTCCGTCGCCATGGTTGCCGCTCTGCTGTCCTTGTTTGGTTAA